In Paracoccaceae bacterium Fryx2, a single genomic region encodes these proteins:
- a CDS encoding pirin family protein, with protein MSWNPALDPDIPLGDAIDAIAAEVVPRARDLGGFEVRRALPSSARQMVGPFIFFDQMGPAEFLTGQGIDVRPHPHIGLATVTYLMQGSIHHRDSLGTDQWIEPGAVNWMLAGRGITHSERMDGPQRAAPHRLFGLQTWVALPDAREDDPAAFVHADAASLPLLEGEGKRVRLILGEAWGERAPVATPSEMFYADAILAPHAAIPLPDGQEDRGAYILTGEISVAGDTFGAGRMLVFRPGDRLSLRAGPQGARLMLLGGATMEGPRHIWWNFVASSKERIEAAKEAWRAGDWAHGRFRLPPGDDADFIPAPER; from the coding sequence ATGAGCTGGAACCCCGCGCTTGACCCCGACATTCCGCTTGGCGATGCGATCGACGCCATCGCCGCCGAAGTCGTGCCCCGCGCCCGCGACCTGGGTGGTTTCGAGGTCCGCCGGGCGCTGCCCTCCTCGGCCCGGCAGATGGTGGGGCCATTCATCTTCTTCGACCAGATGGGCCCCGCCGAATTCCTGACGGGGCAGGGCATCGACGTGCGTCCGCACCCCCACATCGGGCTGGCGACGGTCACCTACCTGATGCAGGGCAGCATCCACCACCGCGACAGCCTCGGCACCGACCAGTGGATCGAGCCGGGGGCGGTGAACTGGATGCTGGCCGGGCGCGGCATCACCCATTCCGAGCGGATGGACGGGCCGCAGCGCGCCGCCCCGCACCGGCTGTTCGGCCTTCAGACCTGGGTTGCGCTGCCCGACGCCCGCGAAGACGACCCGGCCGCCTTCGTCCATGCCGATGCCGCCAGCCTGCCGCTTTTGGAAGGAGAGGGCAAGCGGGTGCGGCTGATCCTGGGCGAGGCCTGGGGCGAACGCGCGCCGGTCGCCACCCCCTCCGAGATGTTCTATGCCGATGCGATCCTGGCACCCCACGCCGCCATCCCGCTGCCCGACGGGCAGGAAGATCGCGGCGCCTACATCCTGACCGGCGAGATCAGCGTGGCGGGCGACACCTTCGGCGCCGGGCGGATGCTGGTGTTCCGCCCCGGCGACCGGCTGTCGCTGCGCGCAGGCCCGCAGGGGGCCCGGCTGATGCTGCTGGGTGGGGCCACGATGGAGGGGCCGCGCCATATCTGGTGGAACTTCGTCGCCTCCAGCAAGGAACGCATCGAGGCCGCGAAAGAGGCGTGGCGCGCGGGCGACTGGGCGCATGGCCGCTTCCGCCTGCCGCCTGGCGACGACGCCGATTTCATCCCCGCACCGGAACGTTGA